Below is a genomic region from Telmatobacter sp. DSM 110680.
GGACATTCGGTTCAGATTTTCCTGCTCGGCGAAGGAGTATCGCTCATGCGGCAATCTGTTGCTGCCGCCGTGGTGCCAGTTGGCTGGCCAGCGCTCGGAGAGACCCTGAGAAAAGTGGCTGACCGAAAGGTCCAGATCTACGCATGCGGAGCATGCTGTCGAGCGCGAAGTGTGGCGCAGTCCGATCTCGATCAGTGGGGAGCGAAATTCGGCAGTCCCACGATCTTTGTTTCGTTGGTAGAGTGGGCGGACCGCGTGATCACGGAGTAAACGACGGGTGCGGACAGGATCTATCGATCCCGTCCGCGATGTTGGTGCAGCTATTTCGGAAGCGATGCAGTGCCGATGACGGTGAAGCCAGCTTCTGATTTTGCTTTTGTCTCTTCAGGTTGTGCGCCGCCGAGTGTCAGTGTGTATTTGCCGGCGAGAATGGAGCGGTTGCCCTGATCGTCCACGCTCGAGAGTGAGCGTGGCTCGATCTTGAGGGAGACTTCCTTGCTGGCGCCGGGGCCGATGGTGACGCGGTCGAAGCCGACTAGTGTGTGGATGGGGCCACCCTCCTGTGGAGTTCTCAGGTAAGCTTCGACAACTTCGTCGCCGCTCATGGTGCCGTTGTTGGTGACGCTGACAGTCGCAGTGATGGGATCTCCTGCTTTGAGATTGGAGGAGGAGAGCTTGACCGGGCCGTAGGTGAATTTCGAATAGCTGAGGCCATAGCCGAATCCCCAGAGCGGCTTGCCCGTGAAGTAGCGATAGGTGCGACCTTTCAGTGAGTAGTCAGTGAAGGCGGGAAGGCCGTCGAGCGAGGCGTAGAAGGTGACGGGCAGGCGTCCAGCGGGATTATTCAGTCCGGCGAGGGTACGAGCAATTGCCGTGCCGCCATCGACGCCGGGGTACCAGGCTTCCAGGATTGCAGCAGTACGTTCGTTCGCCCAGTTGAGGGCGATGGCGCTTCCGCTTTGCAGAACGACGACGATAGGCTTTCCAGTCGCTGCCAAGGCTTCTAGCAATTTCTGCTGAGGCCCTGGCAGATCGAGGCTGGTGCGATCGCCGCCGCTGAAGCCGGGGATCTTGATGGGCATTTCCTCGCCTTCGAGTTGAGGCGAGAGCCCGACGAAGGCTACGACGACTTCAGCTTCTTTGGCGCGTGCTACTGCTTCGTCGATCTGGGCCTGGGCGGGAGCTTCCCATTTCAGCGTTAGTCCTCCGCCGGACTGATCGGCCGCGTGGGAGTACTCGAGCTTGAATTCGTGCTCTCGGGTGTCGGGGAAGTCGAATGCGATTTTTGTCGGTTTGGCGAAGCTCATCACCGGCGGGGCGGTGGGAGACGCACCGGCCTCCGCATGGAAATTGCCCATCGTGGAGAGGTCAAGCTTGGCGCGAAGACTTCCTTCACCGAGCACCTTACCGTCTATGGTCAGACGATAGCCTTCTTCCGGCGAATAGGGAAAGCTGTCGCCGAGTTCGACTGTGAATATGTAGTGACCGGGCGCGGGCGCAGCGATGGTGCCGCTCCAGCGCACAGAGTAGTTGCGGGTCTCGACCTCAGGGCGAGGCTTGGCGTTTTCCCAATCGGTCTGGACGAGGGGTTCGGTTTCAGTGGCGACCGGGCGGCCTGTCCAGTCAGGAGTGGCGAAGAACTCGGTCTTCAGTCCTTTGTTGATACCGAAGGCAGTACGCGGCACAGGTACTCCGAAGCCTTCCGCGAGCATGGAACCTTGTGCGTAGAGGATGGGCGTGCTCTTGAACTGATTGAGCATGCCATCGAGAGGCGTGACGGGATGAAGCGGTGTGCCCACGTAGTTGCCGAGGATCGAAGGCAATGAGTCCGCAGTTGGTCCGATGACGGCGATCTTTTCAGGAGTCTTGAGAGGGAGCGTGCCGTTGTTCTTGAGTAGCACCATGCTCTCCTCCGCAGCCTTGCGCGAGGTCTGGCGATTAGCGTCGGAGGCTACAGATGAGAATGGGATGCGATCGAAGGAGGAGCCGAGCGGATCGAACATGCCGAGTTGAAAGCGCGCGGTATAAAGACGCTCGGCGGCCTGTGTGACCAGGTCTTCCGTGACAAGTCCTTTGTGCACTGCGTTGGCGAGGGTGTTGAAGCCAGGTGTCCAGATACTGCAGGAAAGATCGGTGCCAGCCTGCAATGACAGGGCGGCCGAATGCATGATGTCGGGCGTCTTCTTGTGGCCCTGGTTCACATCCACGATGGCGCCGCAGTCTGAGACCACGAAGCCCTTGAACCCCCAAGCATCGCGGAGATGTTCCTTCAGAAGCATCTTGTTAGTGCAGGCTGGAAACTCGTCGATGGAGTTGTAGGCGCACATCACGGATTGCACGTGGCCCTCTGTAACGGTGGCGCGGAAAGCCGGTAGATAAGTCTCTTCGAGATCGCGCGGGCTGGGATCAACGTTGAAGCCGTGACGCAACGATTCAGGGCCGCTATGCACGGCGAAGTGTTTGCTGGTGGCAACGGCGCGTAGATGCTGCAAGTCATTGCCCTGAACTCCTCCGATGAAAGCGATGCCGAGACGACCCGTGAGGAAGGGATCTTCGCCGTAGGTTTCCTGGCCGCGTCCCCAGCGGGGATCGCGGAAGATGTTGATGTTGGGCGACCAGAAGGTGAGTCCGTAGAAGATGCGGTGATTGCCTTCGTGCTGGGCCTCGTTGTATTTGGCACGAGCTTCTGAGGAGATGACATTGCCCATGTTGCGCACCATTCTTGGGTCCCATGTGGCGGCCATGCCGATGGCCTGGGGAAATACCGTGGCATATCCAGCCCGCGCGACTCCATGAAGGGATTCGTTCCATGTCTGATAGTCGGGAATGCCGAGACGGGGAATGGCGGTGGCCCAATCTTCGAGCTGCGCAGCTTTTTCATCGAGCGTCATGCGACCGACAAGGTCATGGGCGCGTTCCTGCGGAGAGAGATTTGTGTTGAGATAAGCAGCTTCCTGTGCGGACGCATTTGCGGCAAACACGGCAAAGGTCAAAAGCAGAATGAAAAGCCAGCGATGAAGCGGCATTATTTGTTCCTCCATAAGCTGCGCCCGCACTCGTCAGAGCACGGACGGGTCGGTTTCTGCCGGGCTAAATCGCGGTTGCGCCAGCGTTCGCCGACGTATTCGCGCACGGGTCTCGTACAAGAAAGGTCAGCGGAAAAAATGTACTAGGTTAAGGCTACGATTGGCTAGGTTTATCGGTTTACTTTGAGCGCTTTGCGAGCATGGTTCGTCCTAGTGTTCCTGGGCGGACTTCTTCTCAGCCGCCGTCTCCATGCGTTCAAGCATTGCTTGCCAGGCTGTGAATTTGGGATGGCGGTGTAGCGACTCGAGACGAGGATCGGCGAGCATCTGAAAAAACCAAGGGCATCGCGATTCGGCGGCTGTCTGCATTTCCGCGATGGCCCCTTCTACATCTCCAAGGGCTGCGCAAATGGGAGCAGTGAATGAACTCAAGACGAAACGTTCGCGGCTGAGCCACTGGAGACGCTCGAGGATGGAACGAGCTTCGTCTGCTCGTCCGGCCTGAGCCAACGCGTAGCCACAGACTGCGGTTGCCGGATCGAAATAGGGAACTTGCCGCGCTAGATTCTCGGCGACGGTGATGGCGCGGTCTGCATGACCGTTAAAGGCGAGGATGATCGCGCCGTAGATATTCGTGCTTTCGTGATTTGGGAAGATGTCGAGCGCGTGTTCAGCCTGAGCCACGCTCTTCGCGGCTTCTCCAGATAAATGGTAAGCCCAAGCTAGGCGGGCGTTCACCCACGGGGAGTAGGGATCTGCATGCAGCGCCTGGGTGAGCAATTCAATGGCTTCAACGAAGCGGTGACGGCTCAATGAGAACAGCGAGCGATGGCGCGTGATCGACGTTTCGTGAGGAAGGTGCGCACTACCAGAAAAAGCGCGAATGGCTCCCGGCAAATCATGGTCAACATGAAAACGGACCCAACCGAGCGCGGGAAGCACGGCCTCTGCGCCTTCCATGGGAGCGGGGATGGCTTCGGCGGCCAAGCGCACCTGCTGTGCTGCCTCGACTGGCGGTACAAAGCCGGAGATCATCTGAACCACGCGTGCGTTGGCGAGATCGATATGTGAGGCATATAGGCTGGGATCGAGTTCGGCTGCTCGCAGCAGATGCTGAATGCCATCCTGCATGCGGTGACGCTGCAGTGTCTGCCATTCGTGGTGTCCGCGCAGGAAAAGCTCGTAAGCTTGGCGACGCTGCGGATCGTCCAACTTGCCGGGGCCTGCGGTATTCCGCCGGGAAAGAAACGAATCGTAGGTGCTGAGGCGAACGTAGAGGCGATTCGCTAACTCCGACTCCAGCGCCGCGATTCGCGCTTGAGGGACTAACATGTCTTCGACCCAGATCTGTGTACCGTCGGCAACTTGGATCATCTCTGCGCGCAAACGAAAGTGCGAAGGCAGGGCTCGAAGCGTCCCCGTAAGTACGAGATCAGCCTGCAGGGCTTCTCCCACCTGCTGCGCGGTGATCCCCCGCGCCGAGAGAGAGAATGCGGAATCTCGTGCAAGGAGGTGCACCGGGGAAAGTCGATCAGCAGTGAGAAGGGAGATTGTTTCCTCAGCGATCGATGGGCCAAGATGAGCGGGCACATTCATCTCTACCGCAAATGGCACGATAACCAACCGCGGTCCCGGCGGAAGCGATTCGACTTCGCTCTTGTGTACATCTGTGGAGAGCCGGTAGCCGCGTTTGTAGACGGTTTGAATGTAGTCGTCGGGTGCTAGCAACTCGCGGAGTGAGGAGAGGCATTTGGTCACGCTGTCGTCAGTGACATGCACATCGCCCCAGAGTGCCTGTTTCAATTCGCGGTGAGTGACGATGTTTCCCGCATGCGCTAGCAAAACGTTCAGAGCGGCAAGTTCCTTGGGTGGAAGATGAATAACCTCAGCGCCGCGGGTGAGTGTGCCGTCCGCTCCAAGATGGAGATTTCCGAAAGTGACTGCGCGACCAGGTAGAGCGCTAAAACTTGATGCAGGACGGGATTGAACCATCTTCTACCTCGAATTTCGGAAAACTGCTCTGAGTTTCATTGAACTCAAAAGCTGACGGCCTCCTTTGTGCAATCACATTGTCTTGGGGAATGAAAATGAAAGAAAAGATCCCTCCGTTCGGAATCAATAACTCCGGAAATATTTCGTTTCGCGCACCAATTATGTACCTTAACTGCGTTATTCAGGTGTGATGAAGTCTGTCTTTTGTCGGAGGTATTGGTAACGTAGTGGGAAGTTACTGCGCGCAGTTTCGTAATAGGAAAATCTGGTGCGAGTTTCGCGAAATATCGCTCACAAAATTGGAATGCCGTAGGATGGTTGGTTCAGAGATCGGCTGGATTAACTTTCACATCACGACATGAGACCTCGGGGAGGCGAGGTCTCATGCAAGGCCGAATGCTTAACCAGGAAGCTTCAAATGTATCGGCTTAATACTTTGATTTGATTGCGTATGTGAAGCCCATGGTGAATTGGAACGAATTATGTTTCGATGGCGGGTCTGAAGCGGGCGTGTTGTTGATGTAGCTGTCCAAGGTTCCCAAGGAGAAGCTGAGATTTTTGTATGCGGGAAACGCCAGCGTATTGGTTTCATCGGCGGAATAAGCGTGAGGATTGTTGAACGCCGGGATGAAGGCGAGACCTTGCGTATAGACCACGTTTTTGTGATGGAGCACATACGAGAGTGACAGCGTCGATCCGATCAGGTTCTGGTTCGAACCAGAATAAAAGAACTGTTGCTTCTCGTACTGAATCGTTGCTTTGAGGTCGGCTTCCTGCTTTGCGGTTTTGAGAGCAGTCCAACCGATCCCACCGCCATAGATTTGCTGAAGATCTAGGTTTTGAGCGTAATTGTGATCGAAGGCAGTCTGTCCCAGGGCGAAGAAGCGTGGCGACAAATACTCATCGCGCTCTGCATCGGCATGGTAAAGAGCGGACTTGGTGACCACGGCAGGTACGAAGGTTGGAGGTGTCGTGGGAATTGTGAATGCGGGCTGGGTGATTTTCCCGTAAGAGCCGCTGAAATCGAACGACGTACGATCGCGTGGATTCAACCAGCTGGCGGTGGGCACCACGCGCACCATGCCGATGCCGCCGGAGAACGTGTACTGGTTTTGGCTTGCGGTGACGATCGCCGCGCCGGCCGTGGCAGCACCATTCCATCCGGAAAGGAAGCTGGGAGAATGAAAGAGCTGCTTATCAAGGGTGGCTTTGTCCATGATGAATGCGGCATCGGCAACGGGGATCGGCGCCGGCGCGTTGTCGGTATGCAGGGTAAGCGACTGATTGGCGACTTCGATGGTGCCGTTGGGAATCGTCTTTGAACTCTTCTTGCCACGAATCTTCACGTTTTTATCGATCACGGCGAAATTGCCGCTGGTGTGCAGTTCCTTGATCTTGTCCCAGCCAAGCGTGACGTCTCCTAGCGGATCGGAGTGGAACGTCACTTTGCCGCCAATCTCATTGACGAGTTTGCCGTGGAGGGTGTCGCCGTTGCTGAGGACTAGCTCATCGGGCGCGGCGTCTTTAGCTTGCGCAGTGAGATACCCGGGGCTTGCCAGGGCGCAGAAAAGCATCGCGAATGGAATGAGGGCGAGGCGTTGAGGCAAACGGGAGATCAGGGCGCGACGGAATAGAAAGGCGGTAAGCAGGGTCATGGGGGTGATCCTCTTTCAGATTTTTGACATTCTTCATGATCGCCGGTCGAGGGCTGCAACGACGTAATTAACATGCTAAAGCGTTTACATGCGATGCGCATAAGCCGGAATTCAGAAATCTTTCAGATGATGGAAGCCGGATTCGCGGAAGACTTGTTGCGCGAGGTAAGAGCGATGGCAAACGGACCGTCTTATGCACGTTGGGCGCTGGAACCTTACAGCATTGGCATGAAGCTGCGCACACTGCGCACGCAAAGACATTTGACGCTTTCGCGGCTGGCGGTGGAAACCAACTTGTCGACCGCATTGCTTTCGAAACTGGAAACAGACAGGATGATCCCAACGCTGCCGACCCTGGCGAACATCTGCCGGGTCTATGGAGTCGGACTGAGCTATTTTTTTTCGGATGCCGCGAAGCATACCCTTGCGATTACGCGCAAGGCCCATCTCATCGGAAATGGGCGAGGTCAGGATGGAGTAAAGCAGGTGCTTCTGCACGCATTGACTTCGGATGCGCGTCTGGTGGCGCGAATGGTTGAGTATCCGCAGGGCGCCAGCGGGACAATGTCGGAAGGTGGACAGCCGGCGTGCAGCCTTGTTTATGTGCTGGAGGGGAAGCTGCAGATGGACTCGGGCGGAATGCATGAAGTCCTGGAAACGGGTGACTGCGCGTATGTTGACAGCGACATGGCCATCGCGTGGGGCGCGCAGGGAACAGACCGCTGCCGCGTGCTGTCGGTGACGCCGGGTAATCGGCATGAGGGCTGACGCATTTCCGAAAATATCGCTGCAATCGCGACAGTAGCTCTTCAGGATTTACCGCTGGCGGGCGAGGTCTGTAGGATGTTCCTTGCATTCATGACAGTGCAAGTTCGAATGGCAAGGACAGCGAGACTATGCGACCCAATCTGAACCTGATGAAAGCGACTCTGACCGGAGCGCTCGGTGGCCTGCTTTTTGGATTCGATACAGTTGTGATCTCCGGGATCATCGATTCCGTCGTGAAGCTGTATGGGCTGAGCGACTACGGCAAGGGATGGACGGTCGCGATTGCGCTGATTGGGACGGTGGTGGGGTCGTTCAGCGCCGGCGTGGTGGGTCACAAGTTGGGTTCGCGCGAAACGCTGCGGCTGACTGCGGTGCTCTATATCGTTTCGGCATTGGGAAGTGCGCTGGCGTGGAACTGGCCTTCGCTGATGATCTTCCGGTTTATCGGCGGATTGGGGATTGGCGCGTCGTCGGTGCTGGGGCCTGTGTATATCGCGGAACTCGCTCCGGCCAAGTGGCGCGGACGGCTGGTGGGTGCGTTCCAGTTTAACGTGGTCTTCGGCATCCTGGTTGCGTATACGTCGAATTACCTGATCCGTTTGCTGCACCTGGGCGCGACGGAATGGCGCTGGCAAGTAGGCGTCGCGGCGGTTCCGGCGTTGGGTTTCCTGATTCTGCTCTTCGGGATTCCGCGCAGTCCACGGTGGTCGGCTTCGCGCGATCGCATCGATGAAGCACTGGAAGTTCTCAAGCTTATGGGCGAGCCTGAGCCTGAAGCGGAACTGGCGGACATTCGCAAGGCGCTGGCTGAAGAACATGCAACGGCACATGAGCCGGTGTTCCGATGGAAATATCGCTATCCGTTATTCCTGGCGATCACGATTGGGGCATTCAACCAGCTGGCCGGAATCAACGCAATTCTGTATTACCTGAATGACATTTTTCAGGCTGCGGGATTCAGCCAGTTATCGGGTGATCAGCAGGCGATCGCGATCGGGTTTACCAACCTGATTTTCACCATGATCGGGATGAGCATGATCGACAGGGCGGGGCGCAAGACGCTCCTGCTGATCGGTGCAGCAGGCACGGCGAGTTGCCTGGCAGGCGTGGCTTGGATCTATCGCAGCAACGCCCACCAGGGAATGCTGGTATGGCTGCTGATCGGGTATATTGCTTTCTTCGCGATGTCGCAAGGTGCGGTGATCTGGGTATATATCGGCGAGGTGTTTCCAAACGCTGTCCGCTCAAAGGGGCAGGGCGTTGGCAATGCGAGCCACTGGACAATGAATACCATCATTGCGTTGAGCTTCCCGTGGGTCGCGTCGCACCTGGGGCAGAGCGTGCCGTTTGTTTTCTTCTCGGTGATGACGGTGGTGCAATTCCTTACCGTGCTCTTTACCTATCCCGAGACGAAGGGTCAAACGCTGGAAGCCCTTCAAAGGAAGCTGGTCGTGGCGGACTGACCGGCCAGCGCTGGGATGCGACGGCGTTGGACTACAGATCCTGCGCCAGACCCCCCTCCCATACTCTGTAGGGAAGATTTCTCGTTTCAATGGGTTAGGCGGTGCTGATGGCTGCAAAGTCTACTGTCAATTGGACTTAGCCGCAGATTCCTCTCAGCATTAGACTTATGGGCGCCTTCCGTAAGAATCGCGTGATTGCGCGCGATTTTGCGCGGGAGTCCTTTCAATCGCAAGCCGAGCCAGAGCGTCTTAGTGCTTTTATTGTGCTCCAATGGCATGCAATTACCTGCAAATTGGGCGAAATAGTTTAGTTAGTGGATACAGGCACTTAGTGGCTACTTTGCGAACGTGACGCTTGACCTGCGGACGTGGCCGGGACGCGAAAGCAGCAAAAACAGACGCATATCCTCACTCCGCTCCTCAGGAGGACGACTTTGGGAAGAGTGCAAACTGGCACGTGAATGCGCCCCGGTGATCCTTGTCACCAACAGGGAAGTGCGTTCCGACCTATACGTAGAGGTGGGATCGAGATGTTGGGTGTGTAGGCGCGGCGTTGACGCTGTCCCTGTGAGGTTTGTATGGAGCAGATTGCAAATCCGATTTCGGAACAGGTCAGAGAAGTCGTCGAAGCCGTTGTGGAGGCTTTGCGGGTGCCCAAGCCTGACGAGCTTTCGCCGTCGGCGGCATCGAGTTCGTTTGAGGCCGAATCTCTTCGCGCGGAGATCATTCGTGCAGGTCGCAAGCTTTGGGAGCGGCAGTATGTTGACGGCAACGGAGGCAATATCAGCTGCCGGCTGGGCACCAAATACGTGCTGTGTACTCCGACGATGATGAGCAAGCGCGATCTGGAGCCGGCGGATATCTGTTTGTCGGATATGGAAGGGAACATTGTGGCCGGGGATCGGCTGCGTACTAGCGAATTGCTGTTGCATCTGGAGATTTATCGCGCCAATCCGCGGGCGCGCGCGGTCGTTCATTGCCATCCACCGTATGCGACTGCTTTTTCGCTGACGGGAACGGCTCCGCCGGTGGGCTTGATCTCGGAGTACGAAATTTTTATCGGTCCGGCTGCACTTGCGCACTATGAGACTCCGGGAACGCATGCTTTTGCCGAGACGGTGTTGCCGTTTGTGCGGGATCACAACACGATTCTGCTTGCGAATCACGGTGTGGTCTGCTGGAGCGACACGGTGACGCATGCCGAGTGGCTGACGGAGATTCTTGAGTCGTATTGCAAGACGTACCTGATTGCCAAGCAGATTGGCAAGCCGCTGACACATATTCCCGAGGAGAAGATCCAGGAGATTCTGGCGTTGAAGCGGAAGCTTGGGTTCCCGGATGCGCGCATGGAGCCGCTGCTGCCAAAAGCGGAAGCTGCGAATGCACCAGTGAATCCGGAGTTGGAGAAGTTGGTGCGGCAGGTGGTGTCGCGGCTGGAAGAGCGGTAGCTGCTGTACAAATCGGGACTCCGCTGCCCCAATGAGATGCAGTCTTAGGTCCGCTTGTGATGGCGATCCAGTTTACTGATGAGTATTTGACGGTTCGTCCACCAGCCACCCGGAATCCAGAAGTTGAGACCGACCGAGCGTTCAAACGAGACATGCCGCCCCAACAGCAGGCAGCATGTCTAGCATTTGATTTCTGGTTTTTAGCGATTCAGCACCGCACTCTTCGCCCCCCCTTGCTGCAGTGACGCCACGAATTTGACGAGATTGTTCGCTCTCAAATCCGGCGCTTGCCCGAACCGCGACTGGAACAGGTCTCCCCAGATCGGCATGTCGATTGATCCGTGCGCGTGGCCCTTCAAGCCGAACTTCAAAATCCCCTCTACTTTCATCCGCGGGTACTTGCCGTCGTTGCGTTCCGCCAACCTGCTCAGATCCGTCGGCGCTGCCTTGACGAATTGAGCGGCTGGCCCGTCACCCTTTCCCTGAAGCCCATGGCAAGAAGCGCAGTAATCCTTGTACATCTGCGCACCCGAAGTCGGATCGCTGTATGGTACCGGCGCCAACTTGATTTCCTTTTCCTTGCTTTGCGACCATGAGGTCGAAGCCAGACAAGCAACGAAGATGAACATCAAAATCCTGAGGTGTTTCATACTCTTCCCCTTTCAAAAGATCTGGCAGGGCGGAGCGGAAGGGGGCAACTCCGAAAGGGGTTGAAGAATCGCCGCCGCTTCCGGACCGCCCTGGCTTTTGACCTGACCAAATCACGGCGGCATCTTGCACCTTACTCAGGCGACGCTTCAATGAAAGGCCGATAACTCCTCTATACAAATTCGATAATCGGGCAAGTCCTCAACTGCAGGCAGTTTGGGGAGTGTTGCGTTCATTGAATTCCGGTAAGTGGTAAACTTCCGCCGTACAAAAACGTGCAGGTTATTCGCCCTCACATCTGGAATCTCGCACTTCGCGTTGTGCTCGAGGGTTTTCCCGATGAAGATCGATTCACGGGCCGACCATACCGTTCGCTTCGGCACGTTTGAGCTCAATCCCCGCACCCGAGAGCTTTATCGGAATCGCTCTAAACTGAAACTTCACGGCCAGCCCATTGACTTGCTTGAGATTCTGCTGGAACATGCCGGCGAGTTGGTCACCCGCGAGGAACTCCGAACAAGACTCTGGCCTGCAGACACCTTCGTCGACTTCGAACATATTCTGAACAACAACATCAAAAGGCTGCGGGAGGCCTTGGACGATGACGCGAATGCACCGCGCTTTATTGAGACGCTTCCCCGCCTGGGCTACCGCTTCATCGCTCCCGTAGCAGTGATTGGAGTTCGATTCACGAATCCGGTGGAGAAGCCGGAGGGCCTTGACATCGGACTCTCTCCAGCGCCTCCGCCGAACAATGAAAATGGCAGCGAGATCAATATCGCTCTTCCAACCTCGGCCGTTGAAAAAACCTCCACCAAATTGCCTGCACATAACGAGCGCGACATTGCGACCGCTACGATCCCGTCCAAGATTATGGACGGGGTGAAACAGGTCGTCTCTTGGCGGTGGGCGGCGCTCACTTCAGTTTTCGCGTTCATTGTCGCTTCCGCAATCTTGTACCTGCTTCGCCCACTGCCCTTGCTGCCAGTAGCCGAATTTACCCAGATCACCCACGACGGTCTCCGCAAGGATATTGCTGGAACCGACGGCGTCAGGCTCTACCTCAATAGGTCTCCCGATCAGGGGGGCTTTGCCCAGGTCGCGACCTCTGGAGGAGAACTCGCGCCCGTCCCGGTTGCATTCCCGTACCCCTATAACTCTGTGCTCGATGTCTCGCCGGATGGGTCTACTTTGCTGGTTTCTTCGAGTGGGGGTCCACAAGAGAAGTGGGGCCTGTGGAGTGTGGGGGTTCCAGGAGGTTCGCGCCGGCGCCTGGCCGACGGTGGCATCGACTCTGCGGCTTGGTCTCCTGACGGGAAATCCGTCGTTTACTACGAGTACGACGTGGGCATCTATGTCATGCGGAGCGATGGCAGCGAAGCACACAGGGTGGGCCCGGTAAAGCGCCCTGTATTTGACCTGGCCTGGTCACCGGACGGCCGCAGGATCCGGTTTACCCAGTACCTGGACGACCAGATTTGGGAGATGTCGTCGGACGGCTCGGGACTCCATCCATTGCTTCCGAACTGGCGCCCCTCGTCCCAGCAGAGTGGCGGCCGTTGGACTCCCGACGGGAGATTCTTCCTGTTCTTGTCGTGGAGCGATCGCTCGAGCAGATCATTCAGCATAAAACCGCCGCTGCAGTTCTGGGCGCTCGATGAGCGTCGCTGGCCGTTCCGGCATGCGCCCGCCGAGCCGGTTCAACTGACCTCCGGCCCAATCCGCTGGCTCACACCCGTTCTCAGTAAGGACGGGAAAAAGATCTTTGCTCAAGGCACCATCCCACGCGGAGAACTGGAACGCTACGATGCGAAAACCCGTCGCTTGCAACCCTTCTTCGGAGGTATCTCTGCGCAAGACGTCGCCTTCTCCAGGGATGGTAAGTCGGTAGCGTATGTCACTTTTCCTGAAGGTGTCCTGTGGAGGGCCAACCAGGATGGCAGCAATCCAGTCCAACTAACCGACCCGCCGTTATATCCGATCTTGCCCAGCTGGTCGCCGGACGGCGCCCAAATCTTGTTCGACGGTGCGGATTCGAAAGGCCAGATGCAGAGCTACATCGTTTCTGCCCAGGGCGGAACGCCTCAGAAGGTTTTCCCGGAAGACAAGGAGGAGGAGTGGGATCCGGGCTGGTCCTCCGACGGACGCAGGATTGTTTTTACAGGGAACGGCGCATTGCAGATCCTTGATCTTGCGAGCCATCGAGAAACCCCTGTGCCCGGATCGGCTGAGGAGCACTCGCCGCGATGGTCGCCTGACGGCCGATTCATCGCCGGCATCTCGTCTGATGGCGACCTGGCGGTCTTCGACATCAAGGCGCAGCGATGGTCGATGCTCGACAAGGGGAAGGGCGTTGCTTTTCCAGCGTGGTCACGGGACAGCCAATTCATTTTCTTCCTTCGCGATTGGGGCGATCTTCCAGGCGTGTATCGCGTTCGCGTTTCGGGTGCCGATGCGGAACGTGTTGTCGACCTGAAGGGGTTTCGTTCCACTGGAGTGTTTACCCACTGGATGGGCCTCGACGCGGAAGACACGCCGCTGGTGCTTCATGAAG
It encodes:
- a CDS encoding DsrE family protein, which codes for MNMARRSFLRQMFALPFVGITSGWGQSSGHKQLNIMMKSAWGSDDPTKAAFPFLHGLALSEAGHSVQIFLLGEGVSLMRQSVAAAVVPVGWPALGETLRKVADRKVQIYACGACCRARSVAQSDLDQWGAKFGSPTIFVSLVEWADRVITE
- a CDS encoding glycoside hydrolase family 3 C-terminal domain-containing protein, producing the protein MPLHRWLFILLLTFAVFAANASAQEAAYLNTNLSPQERAHDLVGRMTLDEKAAQLEDWATAIPRLGIPDYQTWNESLHGVARAGYATVFPQAIGMAATWDPRMVRNMGNVISSEARAKYNEAQHEGNHRIFYGLTFWSPNINIFRDPRWGRGQETYGEDPFLTGRLGIAFIGGVQGNDLQHLRAVATSKHFAVHSGPESLRHGFNVDPSPRDLEETYLPAFRATVTEGHVQSVMCAYNSIDEFPACTNKMLLKEHLRDAWGFKGFVVSDCGAIVDVNQGHKKTPDIMHSAALSLQAGTDLSCSIWTPGFNTLANAVHKGLVTEDLVTQAAERLYTARFQLGMFDPLGSSFDRIPFSSVASDANRQTSRKAAEESMVLLKNNGTLPLKTPEKIAVIGPTADSLPSILGNYVGTPLHPVTPLDGMLNQFKSTPILYAQGSMLAEGFGVPVPRTAFGINKGLKTEFFATPDWTGRPVATETEPLVQTDWENAKPRPEVETRNYSVRWSGTIAAPAPGHYIFTVELGDSFPYSPEEGYRLTIDGKVLGEGSLRAKLDLSTMGNFHAEAGASPTAPPVMSFAKPTKIAFDFPDTREHEFKLEYSHAADQSGGGLTLKWEAPAQAQIDEAVARAKEAEVVVAFVGLSPQLEGEEMPIKIPGFSGGDRTSLDLPGPQQKLLEALAATGKPIVVVLQSGSAIALNWANERTAAILEAWYPGVDGGTAIARTLAGLNNPAGRLPVTFYASLDGLPAFTDYSLKGRTYRYFTGKPLWGFGYGLSYSKFTYGPVKLSSSNLKAGDPITATVSVTNNGTMSGDEVVEAYLRTPQEGGPIHTLVGFDRVTIGPGASKEVSLKIEPRSLSSVDDQGNRSILAGKYTLTLGGAQPEETKAKSEAGFTVIGTASLPK
- a CDS encoding winged helix-turn-helix domain-containing protein, whose amino-acid sequence is MVQSRPASSFSALPGRAVTFGNLHLGADGTLTRGAEVIHLPPKELAALNVLLAHAGNIVTHRELKQALWGDVHVTDDSVTKCLSSLRELLAPDDYIQTVYKRGYRLSTDVHKSEVESLPPGPRLVIVPFAVEMNVPAHLGPSIAEETISLLTADRLSPVHLLARDSAFSLSARGITAQQVGEALQADLVLTGTLRALPSHFRLRAEMIQVADGTQIWVEDMLVPQARIAALESELANRLYVRLSTYDSFLSRRNTAGPGKLDDPQRRQAYELFLRGHHEWQTLQRHRMQDGIQHLLRAAELDPSLYASHIDLANARVVQMISGFVPPVEAAQQVRLAAEAIPAPMEGAEAVLPALGWVRFHVDHDLPGAIRAFSGSAHLPHETSITRHRSLFSLSRHRFVEAIELLTQALHADPYSPWVNARLAWAYHLSGEAAKSVAQAEHALDIFPNHESTNIYGAIILAFNGHADRAITVAENLARQVPYFDPATAVCGYALAQAGRADEARSILERLQWLSRERFVLSSFTAPICAALGDVEGAIAEMQTAAESRCPWFFQMLADPRLESLHRHPKFTAWQAMLERMETAAEKKSAQEH
- a CDS encoding DUF481 domain-containing protein, yielding MTLLTAFLFRRALISRLPQRLALIPFAMLFCALASPGYLTAQAKDAAPDELVLSNGDTLHGKLVNEIGGKVTFHSDPLGDVTLGWDKIKELHTSGNFAVIDKNVKIRGKKSSKTIPNGTIEVANQSLTLHTDNAPAPIPVADAAFIMDKATLDKQLFHSPSFLSGWNGAATAGAAIVTASQNQYTFSGGIGMVRVVPTASWLNPRDRTSFDFSGSYGKITQPAFTIPTTPPTFVPAVVTKSALYHADAERDEYLSPRFFALGQTAFDHNYAQNLDLQQIYGGGIGWTALKTAKQEADLKATIQYEKQQFFYSGSNQNLIGSTLSLSYVLHHKNVVYTQGLAFIPAFNNPHAYSADETNTLAFPAYKNLSFSLGTLDSYINNTPASDPPSKHNSFQFTMGFTYAIKSKY
- a CDS encoding XRE family transcriptional regulator, with the translated sequence MLKRLHAMRISRNSEIFQMMEAGFAEDLLREVRAMANGPSYARWALEPYSIGMKLRTLRTQRHLTLSRLAVETNLSTALLSKLETDRMIPTLPTLANICRVYGVGLSYFFSDAAKHTLAITRKAHLIGNGRGQDGVKQVLLHALTSDARLVARMVEYPQGASGTMSEGGQPACSLVYVLEGKLQMDSGGMHEVLETGDCAYVDSDMAIAWGAQGTDRCRVLSVTPGNRHEG